A region of Peromyscus maniculatus bairdii isolate BWxNUB_F1_BW_parent chromosome 7, HU_Pman_BW_mat_3.1, whole genome shotgun sequence DNA encodes the following proteins:
- the Pts gene encoding LOW QUALITY PROTEIN: 6-pyruvoyl tetrahydrobiopterin synthase (The sequence of the model RefSeq protein was modified relative to this genomic sequence to represent the inferred CDS: inserted 1 base in 1 codon; substituted 1 base at 1 genomic stop codon): MSAAGGVRRRARLSRLVSFSASHRLHRWGVVTCVTASAGFFPLRPXGAWPHAWVRADLGRAEEEMVKVRSRTTEPHPGEGGRAMIREAPPWRGSLRGLPQSKIMQLAGITQYPAHPEGTMTGAXATGCNTSPSLSDEENLAVFGKCNNPNGHGHNYKVVVTVHGEIDPVTGMVMNLTDLKEYMEEAIMKPLDHRNLDLDVPYFADVVSTTENVAVYIWENLQKLLPAGVLYKVKVYETDNNIVVYKGDEILGLNYRKADCFS, from the exons ATGAGCGCGGCGGGTGGCGTTCGCCGCCGCGCGCGACTGTCACGCCTCGTGTCCTTCAGTGCGAGCCACCGGCTGCACAGGTGGGGTGTGGTCACGTGTGTCACCGCAAGTGCGGGATTTTTCCCGCTACGTC CGGGGGCGTGGCCACACGCGTGGGTTAGAGCCGATCTGGGGCGGGCGGAAGAGGAAATGGTGAAGGTGCGGAGCCGCACTACCGAGCCTCACCCGGGAGAGGGCGGTAGAGCTATGATCCGGGAGGCTCCACCCTGGAGAGGTTCCCTCCGGGGGCTGCCCCAATCCAAAATCATGCAGCTGGCGGGCATCACACAGTACCCTGCACATCCTGAAGGCACAATGACAGGAGCATGAGCTACCGGGTGCAACACAAG CCCCTCTCTGAGCGATGAAGAGAACTTGGCAGTGTTCGGGAAGTGCAACAATCCCAATGGCCATGGACACAACTATAAAG TTGTGGTGACAGTACACGGAGAG aTTGATCCTGTTACAGGAATGGTTATGAATTTGACTGACCTCAAAGAATACATGGAG GAGGCCATCATGAAGCCCCTTGATCACAGGAACCTGGATCTGGATGTGCCGTACTTTGCAGATGTtgtaag CACAACAGAAAATGTAGCTGTCTACATCTGGGAAAACCTCCAGAAACTTCTTCCTGCAGGAGTTCTTTATAAAGTAAAAGTGTACGAAACTGACAACAACATTGTGGTGTATAAAGGAGACGAGATCTTAGGGTTAAATTATAGGAAGGCTGAttgcttttcataa